The Dunckerocampus dactyliophorus isolate RoL2022-P2 chromosome 16, RoL_Ddac_1.1, whole genome shotgun sequence nucleotide sequence CTAAAACACagtcatgtgacaaaatttTGAGGCTGTAATTAAAATCAAGATGTAACTAGAATAGAGTcttacatttttgttattttttgtgaatAAGTTAAAATAAATTTAGCAAGAAAAGCTAATAACTCTATGAAAATACAGCTGTATTACtcagagaaaaagttgcaatattgtataaatgtattttatgtgaaacattttttttgattctgaaaaatatatacattgcAAGAAAGGAATTGTcatattgtggaaaaaaagctttACTTGTAAGCAAAATacaatattattgtaaaactttacaacttttttcttatgttgcatctttatttttttcttttacaagtGGCCCTAGTATTTGTTGGTACACttgaatattaatatataaacaAGTGCTTTTAGTTTACCTTTGTACAAATGACAGTAGTTGTATCTCAAATATTATCATAATTGAGCCTGTGAGTCACTAGAGGGCAGTATGGGACCAGAGctcaattattttctatggTACTGCTGGTGGAGATGGCAAATATGAGCTTCCTCTTGACCAAATGAGAGTTCTTAAACGATACAAGTGCAGTTCCTCCCAGTGCCTGCAGATGGCAGTGTGATCAGTCAGTCTTTGTCTACTGCTGAATTGTCTTCAAGTCTAATGTCATCTTTTTTCTTGTCTAAGTGTTGTCCATCCATGTTGACTTCCTTGTGCTTTTCCCTCCACTGCTTGTACCTAACACGACTCTTCTTATAGCCGAATCTGGCGATGTCCACCATGAACACCCACGCCAGTCCGTACATGACCACACCACCAAGCTTCATGACCTTTGTCGTTCTCGCCGAGGTCAGCTCATGGTAAAACATGGCCGCACCCACACCCACGCGAACAGTGgcgaacaaaaaaataaagagcaGGTCCACGGCGTCGCCCAGCAGGCTGTCGTAGAGGTCCAGGCGACGCAGGAACCAGCGGGTCTGCAGCAGGGGGTTGGTGACCTCGCTGCCGAAGATCACGGCGCAGGTCTCGCAGGCCGACACGCCCATCAGCAGCGCCAGAAGGATGCCAGTGATGCTGGCAGCGTGGTGGGCCAGCATGACGCTGCCCTCCGTGCCGAAGCACACACACCAGCCCATGTCGAAGAGGAAGTAGCCGAGGCAGACGGACAGGGCCCAAATCTGGTGTGGAGTGTTTGCTGTACCTGCGAATTAGAGCAACCAATGACTGCTTGCATGTTGGGTATTAACTTCATCTCCATTCTGGCATTGATGCTAACCTGCGTGTGTGAGGGGCCAGGGTCCGTCTATGAAGATGACGTACGCCGTCAGCAGGACGATGACCACGCCGTGGGACAGCGTGACCATGCGACAATTCCACTCGGGCCCCCGATGAGGGGAGACCCGGCAGAACGCCATGTAGAGACCCAGCCAGCCAATCAGACTGCACAGCACCTGCAGCACTGGCATGGCTGCTTTTCCTTATTTGGTCACTGGATGAACAATTCAAACATACTCTTCATAGTGAGCAAGTATTCTCCCTGGTGGCTGTCAGCCGTCCTTCAACATAATGCAGTTTCACCCTTAAACACGCttcacattttgttgcatttttcagGTTTCAGTCTCTGtgtacctccaaaaaaatccttGCTCTGCCGTGACAATGTctagctgtgattggtcggttTGTGGTGCATTATTTCCTGTCTGTGTACACCTTTTTCAGAGGGCGTACAGCCCACCTCCGCAAATGCCTTCTCTCATTTGCCATAAAAATGACTGCCGTCGtgcatcgattagttccagttGCAATAACGCTCCCCTTCGCTCTTCAGTTGCCATCATTCGCTCACGACGAAggaagctagcgagctaaataGTCAACAAAAGTTATGACAATATTTTTGATGCATACTGTAATAGCGATCAGCTTGTCTCTCAGCATTCCGATGATAAATATCTTTCAATGCAAGACGGTTTTAGTATGAATGCTTGTCTTTCAGCACAAGCATACACTAATGGTCCtcaatcatcaaacaaatgtaagtattagtcaatgacaacacaacttaacacaaaatgcagcttttaaatgaaacgttttattattaagggagaaaaaaaaaaatccaaacctacatggccctgtgtgaaaaagtgattgccccctaaagctaataagtggttgggccacccttagcagcaacaactgcaatcaagcgtttgtgataacttgcaatgagtctcttacagcgctgtgggggaattttggcccactcatctttgcagaattgttgtaattcagccacattggagggttttccagcatgaggtgcctttttaaggtcatgccacagcatctcaataggattcaggtcaggactttgactatccatccatccattttctataccacttctcctcattagggtggcgggcgtatgctggagcctatcccagctgacttcggacaagaggcagggtacaccctggactggtcgccagccaatcgcagggcacttatagacaaacaaccacagcaagtcttccagggcCTGAAGCAgcaacagccccagaccatcacactaccaccaccatattttattgttggtatgatgttctttttctgaaatgcggcgttactttttaaaccagatgtaatgggacacaccttccaaaaagttcaacatttgtctggtcagaccacagagtattttcccaaaggtcttggggatcatcaagatgttttctggcaaaattgagacgagccttaatgttctttttgttcagcagtggttttagtCTTGGacctctgccatgcaggctgtttttgtctttcttatggtggagtcatgaacactgaccttagctGAGGCAAGTGACGTCTGCAGtactttggatgtttttgtggggtcttttgtgaccttttggatgagtcgttgctgcgctcttggggtaattttgattggccagccactcctgggaaggttcaccactgttccatgtttttgccatttgtggataatggctctcactgtggttcgctggagtctcgATGCTTTAGAAATGACCTAACCTTTtgcagactgatagatctcagttactttctttctggggggggcggcaatcacttttttcacacagagccatgtaggtgtgatttttttttctccctcaataataaaaagtttccttTAAAAGCTGCATTCTGTATTCAGTTgagttgtcattgacaaatatttacatttgtttgatgatctgaatcatttatatgtgacaaacatgcaaaaaaataacgaATCAGGAAAggtgcaaacattttttcaccccACCGTATGTAACTCGGGAATGCTGAGAGACGAGCGTTTGACATGTAAGACATCTTACCTTAACTCCTCCCCTCAGTTTGCATCCTTATCAACGTTCCCCTGCATCActgtgtacaaaaaaataagcgTGCATTGCCACCAACTGAAATTGATCCTATTTATGACAAAATGACATAAAGTGctataaataaaagcttctACCCGACATTTACTTCTATGCCTTCCTTCCTTCCCCCTGCACCTTCAAACGTGATCCTCTTAAAGGATTACTGTCTCCACTGGTCTGCTTGATGCAAGGCCGCATGCCTCCTGCAGCCGCGTCCCTCACCTGACACCCACAATTTATGAAACACACCCCTCCTGTCGTCACCATAATCTGGTTATAGTCTACAAAAGATGGCCTCAAGTTGCACTGGCAGAAGTTGAATGAAGAGAAGAATGATGTGACAAATGAAGCTCAGCTGTGTGCCGCATTAACAAACTTCCACACCACATCTTAAGTGTCATAAAAGTAGATTATGGACTTGCCATGCAATACAATGTAATTATGAGCAAGGCACCGCAAACTAGGGGTGGCCCTGGGACCCATGTGTGGCCCTGGGACCCATGTGTGGCCCGCATCTCCTATTTAATTCAAAAGTACAATTCAACaagataaatatataaaagaacaacaaaaatggaggtGTGAAAAATTTGAAATGTAATACTAATACTgggtcgcacggtggtctagtggttagcatgttggccaacacagtaacagtctggagatcaggaagacctgggttcgattctcccttaggcatttctgtgtggagtttgcatgttctccccatgcgtgcatggggttttctccgggtactccggtttcctc carries:
- the LOC129168973 gene encoding TLC domain-containing protein 5-like; translation: MPVLQVLCSLIGWLGLYMAFCRVSPHRGPEWNCRMVTLSHGVVIVLLTAYVIFIDGPWPLTHAGTANTPHQIWALSVCLGYFLFDMGWCVCFGTEGSVMLAHHAASITGILLALLMGVSACETCAVIFGSEVTNPLLQTRWFLRRLDLYDSLLGDAVDLLFIFLFATVRVGVGAAMFYHELTSARTTKVMKLGGVVMYGLAWVFMVDIARFGYKKSRVRYKQWREKHKEVNMDGQHLDKKKDDIRLEDNSAVDKD